In Rhipicephalus microplus isolate Deutch F79 chromosome 9, USDA_Rmic, whole genome shotgun sequence, one genomic interval encodes:
- the shtd gene encoding anaphase promoting complex subunit 1: protein MIAAGEPLEFVPYGSEYLTHHPGNVRHCSDGGNAGDRVPTSATELSEALQGVSLCIEDGPQQAKTSFWKLRESPSPEDDDSDGEEEIYASSNTVVWSKSNGGDVRTVLRTFNISGKIQDALWCEFLMADYQARHLFGSASASETETRVPCVCIFEESAGTLHCFSRSGEDYTRSVPFVVSRLWPMRYGLLIERRSRDDRGASAPIASHLPPATPREHSAAGAMMFSLLHPLDEVAPVVSRTAVHGHVPRFGYMQCGSDVEVVYVCEEPSLLVMFHRSQASHSVWEVRRTTDEEDQFVDTSAVAYNSDRTPSFFRAASVASSPAAWSSFGCSPRRSHGSPANGRSTLDRASNSSHYSHSPLAHMAYLSRSQSPLPSGTPLFASSHENTFNTTSLAYDQCEPQASPLLPDICLDQLWCEPQASGERASKAFVIRDMVGNAYLCFHLSSRKALKFVSLSKGSARPTLKECDSISALDVQYLQSLKMLLVLDLNHSLTLYAGPTRLCKVHVPSFVFAPTSELECSLARASPGPGHAHEGAEDSRPLPLPHHVSLQDAVRNRVTLESSSGTYYRLSLPAMSKDRIVKRCLKALSTVLPQELGVQVLMKWYMSRNAPGPTDLTASTEMHSFLLFILGTVGCIAASNGLQQVGGMDLDVVTPVAVKKSKSSERGSNVDWEYLLERSGGSVSPASKSVPKVGPKMPLFVSSSETLASNVAPLQEHAFSVLTALHLVYEDAKLDVLEWPSLPRFAEFLYRLAVHLHLKSYQDLYRKDFPEKIRIIDIASTAHISEGEPRTPSSFPLSPPNIFSWITNTMAHQNDKSRFLYIPGTTRSLKAVVLLYSVLSRPLECSFSTDLLQDVSAASLGKCEDHKFSFHKESGVGERIVSLLVKLGINLDKLSRWPSGVVAPLQDAMVECQDSPSLGWGPAACRLVGREDLAELTAHKQSCLAKMPLPSVQENPKHASSFIEKDNGFELLNKEMCKLKFSKDQRIAEACRMLQSSMPVCIAIQQRPEVSDHEFVEEQERHLYGLCIRTMALPVGRGMITLRSCQPVLADPLPVPKLCLTGRVPLRNATVDMSHIEVPPNMNTWPLFHNGVAAGLRVAPDASDVDSSWITFNKPRASTATDATIEHAGFLLGLGLNGHLSALSTTAIHDYMLKNHELTSVGLLLGLAASKLGSMDLAGTKLMSIHVETLLPPTSTELDVHPLVCVASVMGLGLLYAESGHSQMADILLGEIGRPPGPEMDHCIDRESYALAAGLALGLIMLGKGGSLSYHSNLRMAEQLHHYMVGGRMRSAGSQRERFRSPSYQIREGNTVNVHVTSPAATLALGMMFFNSADKAVAGWMAAPETQYLLDMVRPDFLLLRTLASGLILWSDVCPTKAWIQSHIPEVVATYAFQKASEDVDIDHETMSQAYCNILAGACLCIGLKFAGSANYEAFHILRHYTMYFLDLQKQAVAEQAGRNTLETCLLVNVLSLSLVMAGTGDLEVMRICRLLRLRSTHASSHVLYGSYLATHMALGFLFLGGTELTLSTRPMAIAALLCSLFPCFPIHSSDNRYHLQAFRHLYVLAVEPRHLLPVDSITGNVVYSHITVSFKPTNAYGACKYVLKAPCHLPELDLLDSVSLNDPRYWPITFRRDKNWDLLKLALLNRGRLCVKHKAGCLPYAVDPTGCKTAFEQSAIKDLLRGWSTRSKVSACFSENTVISKFTEFFLRVRASGDSEQALQHAFGTILLECTMRERVDTLSTLFDLFQTARHNFMQSTLPLWQAKIVLTYYDYCRGPKQQLIDKSFALTLRARIAAAVDDVLPKEKLRTAVQTYVKDGPSVPAAVLPFLVWHDISYPLSNTRQCSDSPTHFLAFCLEHLAPAIGIETVLQSLL from the coding sequence ATGATAGCTGCAGGGGAGCCCCTGGAGTTCGTGCCGTACGGCAGCGAATACCTGACGCATCACCCTGGAAACGTGCGGCACTGCAGCGATGGAGGGAACGCCGGCGATCGAGTCCCGACAAGCGCCACGGAACTCTCGGAAGCCCTGCAGGGCGTCTCTCTGTGCATCGAGGACGGCCCCCAGCAGGCCAAAACCTCCTTCTGGAAACTGCGCGAAAGCCCTTCGCCGGAAGACGACGACTCCGACGGGGAAGAGGAAATCTACGCATCGTCCAACACCGTAGTCTGGAGCAAGTCGAACGGCGGCGACGTGCGCACGGTTTTGCGGACTTTCAACATAAGCGGGAAAATTCAGGACGCCCTTTGGTGCGAGTTTCTGATGGCCGATTACCAGGCGAGGCACCTCTTCGGCAGCGCCAGCGCGTCGGAGACGGAGACGAGAGTACCCTGCGTGTGCATCTTCGAAGAGAGCGCCGGAACCTTGCACTGTTTTTCGCGCTCCGGTGAGGATTACACGCGCTCGGTACCTTTCGTCGTGTCTCGGCTATGGCCCATGCGGTACGGACTGCTAATCGAACGCCGATCGCGAGACGATCGGGGGGCAAGTGCGCCGATCGCGTCTCACTTGCCTCCCGCGACTCCCAGGGAGCACTCCGCTGCCGGCGCCATGATGTTCAGTCTCCTGCACCCTTTGGACGAAGTCGCACCCGTGGTGAGTCGAACTGCGGTGCACGGACACGTTCCCAGGTTCGGCTACATGCAGTGCGGCTCCGACGTCGAAGTCGTGTACGTGTGCGAAGAGCCCTCGCTACTCGTCATGTTCCACAGGTCCCAGGCGTCGCACAGCGTGTGGGAAGTGCGTCGCACCACGGACGAGGAAGACCAGTTCGTCGACACCTCGGCCGTCGCGTACAACAGCGACCGGACCCCGAGCTTCTTCCGCGCCGCCTCCGTTGCGTCTTCGCCGGCCGCCTGGTCGTCTTTCGGTTGCTCGCCGCGACGGTCCCATGGCTCCCCCGCCAACGGTCGCTCTACGCTGGACCGGGCCTCAAACTCCAGCCACTACAGCCACTCACCTCTGGCGCACATGGCGTACCTGAGCCGATCGCAGTCTCCGTTGCCCAGCGGAACGCCCCTGTTCGCTTCTAGCCACGAGAACACGTTTAACACGACGAGCCTTGCGTACGATCAGTGTGAGCCTCAGGCTTCCCCGCTCCTACCGGACATTTGCCTCGACCAGCTTTGGTGCGAGCCTCAGGCTTCGGGTGAGAGAGCCTCCAAGGCGTTTGTGATCCGCGACATGGTTGGGAACGCATACCTCTGCTTCCACCTGAGCTCGCGGAAGGCGCTCAAATTCGTCAGCCTCAGCAAAGGCAGCGCACGCCCTACGCTCAAGGAGTGCGACTCCATATCGGCGCTAGATGTCCAGTATCTGCAGTCCCTGAAAATGCTGCTCGTGCTTGACCTGAACCACAGCCTCACCCTCTATGCCGGACCCACTAGACTATGTAAGGTCCACGTGCCTTCGTTTGTGTTTGCGCCCACAAGCGAACTTGAGTGCTCGCTCGCACGTGCTTCCCCCGGGCCCGGCCACGCGCACGAAGGGGCTGAAGATTCGCGACCCTTACCGCTGCCACACCATGTCTCCCTGCAGGATGCCGTCAGAAACCGTGTCACATTGGAGTCGTCGTCTGGAACATACTATCGACTCAGCCTCCCTGCAATGTCCAAGGACAGGATCGTGAAACGTTGTCTGAAAGCTCTGTCTACAGTCCTGCCCCAGGAACTGGGCGTCCAAGTGCTCATGAAGTGGTACATGTCGAGAAATGCACCCGGACCAACAGACCTGACGGCATCGACTGAAATgcattcttttttgttgttcattCTGGGGACGGTTGGTTGCATTGCTGCCAGCAATGGCTTGCAACAAGTTGGTGGCATGGACCTTGACGTTGTAACACCTGTGGCAGTGAAAAAATCTAAATCAAGTGAAAGAGGCTCCAATGTAGACTGGGAGTATTTGCTAGAACGGTCAGGAGGTTCTGTCAGTCCAGCGTCAAAAAGTGTGCCAAAAGTAGGCCCAAAGATGCCGCTATTTGTTTCTAGCTCCGAGACATTGGCTAGCAATGTTGCACCCCTCCAGGAGCATGCCTTCAGTGTGCTGACTGCACTCCATCTTGTCTACGAAGACGCCAAGCTGGATGTGCTGGAGTGGCCCTCATTGCCTCGATTCGCCGAGTTCCTCTATAGACTGGCTGTCCATTTGCACTTGAAGTCCTATCAAGACCTTTACAGAAAGGACTTCCCAGAGAAAATTAGAATCATCGACATTGCATCTACAGCACATATTTCTGAGGGTGAACCAAGGACTCCGTCTTCGTTTCCTTTGTCCCCACCGAACATATTTTCCTGGATCACAAATACGATGGCACATCAAAACGACAAGTCAAGATTTCTTTATATTCCTGGGACGACGAGATCTCTCAAAGCAGTTGTGCTTCTTTACTCTGTGCTCTCTCGCCCGCTGGAGTGTTCATTTTCTACTGACCTCCTGCAGGATGTTTCTGCTGCATCACTAGGAAAATGCGAAGACCATAAATTTTCTTTTCACAAGGAGAGTGGTGTAGGTGAGAGGATAGTCTCTCTCCTTGTCAAGCTTGGCATCAATTTGGATAAGCTTTCTCGTTGGCCCTCTGGAGTAGTTGCACCGCTTCAAGACGCCATGGTCGAGTGTCAGGACAGCCCATCTCTTGGTTGGGGCCCAGCGGCGTGTCGCTTAGTTGGAAGGGAAGATCTTGCCGAGCTCACAGCGCACAAGCAAAGTTGCCTTGCTAAGATGCCTCTGCCATCTGTGCAAGAAAACCCTAAGCATGCATCGAGCTTTATTGAAAAGGACAACGGCTTTGAGCTCCTCAACAAAGAAATGTGTAAGCTAAAGTTCAGTAAAGACCAACGCATAGCTGAGGCATGCCGCATGCTTCAGTCTTCAATGCCAGTGTGCATCGCAATCCAGCAGAGGCCGGAAGTAAGCGACCATGAATTTGTGGAGGAACAAGAACGCCATTTGTACGGCTTGTGCATTCGCACCATGGCCCTTCCTGTGGGGAGGGGTATGATAACATTGCGCAGCTGCCAGCCTGTACTTGCTGACCCATTGCCAGTTCCAAAGCTCTGTCTTACGGGGCGGGTTCCCCTGAGAAATGCCACAGTTGACATGTCTCACATTGAAGTGCCCCCAAATATGAACACGTGGCCCTTGTTTCACAATGGTGTTGCAGCTGGACTGCGGGTTGCACCCGACGCAAGCGACGTGGACTCAAGTTGGATTACCTTCAACAAGCCCAGAGCCAGCACTGCTACAGATGCCACTATCGAGCATGCTGGCTTCCTCCTTGGTCTTGGCCTCAACGGCCACCTGTCTGCTCTCAGTACCACGGCAATCCATGATTATATGCTAAAAAACCACGAGCTGACTAGCGTCGGGCTGCTACTTGGCTTGGCTGCTTCTAAGCTGGGCAGCATGGACCTAGCAGGCACGAAACTGATGAGCATTCATGTTGAAACCCTTCTGCCGCCTACCTCTACAGAATTGGATGTTCACCCACTAGTATGCGTGGCATCCGTCATGGGTCTGGGACTGCTCTACGCAGAGTCTGGTCATAGCCAGATGGCAGACATACTCCTTGGAGAGATTGGTCGCCCTCCTGGGCCAGAGATGGATCATTGCATTGACAGGGAAAGTTATGCACTGGCTGCCGGGCTTGCTTTGGGCTTAATCATGCTTGGAAAAGGTGGCTCTCTGTCCTACCATTCTAACTTGCGCATGGCTGAGCAGCTTCACCATTATATGGTTGGTGGACGCATGCGGTCGGCGGGAAGCCAGCGGGAGAGATTTCGTTCTCCAAGCTACCAAATTAGAGAAGGCAACACTGTCAATGTTCACGTCACCAGCCCAGCAGCTACCCTTGCCCTTGGCATGATGTTCTTCAACAGCGCTGATAAGGCGGTTGCTGGCTGGATGGCTGCTCCAGAAACACAGTATCTCTTGGACATGGTCAGGCCGGACTTTCTTCTCCTCCGGACGCTAGCCTCTGGACTCATTCTATGGTCGGATGTCTGCCCCACAAAGGCCTGGATTCAGAGTCATATACCTGAAGTGGTCGCTACTTATGCATTTCAAAAGGCGTCTGAAGATGTAGATATTGACCACGAGACCATGAGTCAAGCATACTGCAACATATTGGCCGGAGCTTGCCTTTGCATTGGCCTCAAATTTGCAGGCTCTGCGAACTACGAGGCATTCCATATCCTCCGTCATTACACAATGTACTTTTTGGACTTGCAGAAACAGGCTGTGGCCGAGCAAGCTGGACGAAACACATTGGAGACCTGCCTCCTCGTCAACGTGTTGAGTCTGTCTCTCGTCATGGCTGGCACTGGTGACCTTGAAGTAATGCGCATCTGCCGCCTCCTCCGACTGCGTTCCACTCACGCTTCAAGCCATGTCCTGTACGGTTCTTACTTGGCAACACACATGGCGTTGGGCTTCTTATTCCTCGGTGGTACTGAACTCACTCTTAGCACACGTCCCATGGCCATTGCAGCTTTGCTGTGTTCCCTCTTCCCATGTTTTCCAATCCACAGCAGTGACAACCGCTACCACTTGCAAGCCTTCAGGCATCTTTATGTTCTTGCCGTGGAACCTCGCCACTTACTGCCAGTGGACTCCATAACCGGGAATGTCGTCTACAGCCATATAACCGTCTCCTTCAAGCCAACGAATGCCTATGGTGCCTGCAAGTATGTGTTGAAAGCACCTTGTCACCTTCCTGAACTTGACCTCTTGGACAGCGTCAGCTTGAACGATCCTCGCTACTGGCCAATTACCTTCAGGCGCGACAAAAACTGGGACCTCCTTAAACTGGCGCTCTTGAACCGAGGCCGACTGTGCGTCAAGCACAAGGCTGGTTGCCTACCATATGCTGTGGATCCCACAGGCTGCAAGACAGCTTTTGAGCAAAGTGCTATAAAGGACTTGCTACGTGGATGGTCAACGAGGTCCAAGGTATCTGCCTGTTTCTCTGAGAACACCGTCATTTCCAAATTCACTGAGTTCTTTCTGCGAGTGCGTGCATCTGGCGACTCCGAGCAGGCTCTGCAGCATGCCTTTGGCACCATACTTCTAGAGTGCACCATGCGCGAGAGGGTGGACACACTTTCCACGCTCTTCGATCTGTTCCAGACGGCCAGACACAACTTCATGCAGTCTACGCTACCGCTGTGGCAGGCCAAGATTGTGCTGACCTACTACGACTACTGCAGAGGACCAAAGCAGCAACTCATTGACAAGTCTTTTGCCCTCACCTTGCGGGCTCGCATTGCGGCTGCTGTTGACGACGTCCTGCCCAAAGAGAAGCTGCGCACAGCGGTGCAGACATATGTGAAGGACGGGCCCAGTGTACCTGCAGCCGTGCTTCCATTCCTTGTGTGGCACGACATTTCGTACCCTCTGTCGAATACTCGCCAATGTTCAGACAGCCCTACTCATTTCCTTGCCTTCTGCCTTGAACATTTGGCACCAGCCATTggcattgagacagtcctgcagTCGCTGCTATGA
- the LOC119163520 gene encoding zinc finger CCHC-type and RNA-binding motif-containing protein 1, whose amino-acid sequence MSAGLKPSKSTVYVSNLPFKLTNNDLHQIFEKYGKVAKVTVMKDKQTWKSKGVAFVLFMDPESATKCASALNNQPLMGRTLRASIAKYNGRAPEFIRRKEYKDKSRCFECGEEGHLSYRCPRNSFGEREAPEKKRKRRKGQAPKEQEAEATESENEEDPALESLHAAIKYEQQQRERESGSGQQSGGQNSSSGSRRRIRKSAYFSDEEESDEGNG is encoded by the exons ATGAGCGCGGGTCTCAAGCCGAGCAAAAGCACCGTGTACGTGAGCAATTTGCCGTTCAAGCTCACAAACAATGACCTGCACCAGATCTTCGAGAAGTATGGCAAGGTTGCCAA GGTGACTGTCATGAAGGACAAGCAAACGTGGAAGAGCAAGGGAGTCGCGTTCGTGCTCTTTATGGATCCCGAATCGGCCACCAAATGCGCATCTGCACTAAACAACCAGCCGTTAATGGGACGCACGCTGCGTGCAAGCATCGCAAAGTACAACGGCCGAGCACCCGAGTTCATCCGTCGTAAAGAATACAAGGACAAATCGAGGTGCTTCGAGTGTGGC GAAGAGGGCCATCTCAGTTACCGCTGTCCTCGGAATTCATTTGGCGAACGAGAGGCACcggaaaaaaagaggaagaggaggaaggggCAGGC GCCCAAGGAGCAAGAAGCAGAGGCCACCGAGAGTGAAAATGAAGAAGACCCTGCCTTGGAGTCGCTTCATGCAGCAATCAAGTACGAG CAACAACAACGGGAGCGAGAGTCTGGAAGCGGTCAACAGTCTGGCGGCCAGAACTCGTCTTCTGGAAGCCGTCGTCGAATACGCAAGAGTGCTTACTTCAGTGATGAAGAGGAGTCAGATGAGGGCAACGGGTGA